CAGGGTCCGCTCCGCATGCGCAGGTAGAATATAGGACAACCTACGGGGGAAGGATTCTTCATGAATGGTTAATGCTTTGAGTTCTCCATATCGAATCGGTTTACGTACAACCCACTTAGACAGCAGCGTGAGGCCAAGACCTGCGGCTACACTTTCTTTAACCCCCTGATTGCTGCTTAGCGTAATCATTTTTTTCACTTTAATGCCAAGAGAGCGAATCATGTGGTCAAAATACACCCGCGTACCCGATCCTTCTTCCCGCACCACCCAGACTTCATCCTGCAGCACGTCCGGTGTAACGCTCTTACGGGCAGCCAGCGGATGATCCGTCGGTGCTACAAGCAGCATCTCATCCTTCATAAACGGAACAATGCAAAGGTCTTTGTCGCTAGTCTGCCCTTCAATCAGACCGATATCCATCTGCAGCAGCTTTACCGCTTCAATAATCCGCTTCGTATTCCCGATCGTCACCTCCACTTCGACATCTGGATAGCGACGGCGAAACTCAGCAAGCAGCACAGGCAGGATGTATTCACCAATCGTAAAGCTGGCTCCAATATGCAGCGTACCGGTAATCTTGTGATTGTACGCATAGATGTCTTCTTTTGTTTTCTCATATAGGTTCAGCATCTGCAGCGCCCGTTCATACAGCATTTGTCCGGCTGTTGTCACATATAAATGCTTCGGGGAGCGATCAATAAGCTTACTGCCAAATTCATGTTCAAGCTGCTTGATATGCAAGCTGACGCTCGGCTGTGAGAGCCGCAGTTTTTCCGCCGCCCTTGTGAAACTTTTTGCTTCCACTACCGCTACAAATGTACGCAGCGCATCATAATACATAGCTGCCTCCTTTAATCATTAAAAAAATTAATCTTTAAGATAATATAACTGTATTTCACTTATGATTCAAATTCTCCTATAGTTAAATCAGACAAATAATCTGATGGAAGGTGAACGTATGATAAGAGAACCTGTAACCACTTTAGGGCAAGGCGTACAGAAATCAGAGAAGAAAAAAAAGCCTACCCCTTTTATGATAGGAATAGGCATCACACTGGCGATTGCCGTCGCAGCAAAATATATAGCCCTACTTCCCGGACTTGGAATCATTGGCCCGCTCGTCATCGCTATTCTGCTTGGGATGGTATGGCGGGCAGCCCTGCCGATACCGGAAGCATCGATGGGTGGAATACATTTTGCCAGTAAGAAACTGCTCCGGGTAGGCATTATTTTTCTCGGTATGCGGCTCAACTTGTATGACATTGTCGAGGCTGGGCCTAAGGTATTTGCTATTGCAGCACTTGACCTCGCGTTCGCCCTCGTTGTGGTCTACGCACTCTGTCGTCTATGCAAGGTTGACCGCACGCTGGGCATCCTTACCGCATGCGGCA
This is a stretch of genomic DNA from Aneurinibacillus sp. REN35. It encodes these proteins:
- a CDS encoding LysR family transcriptional regulator, whose product is MYYDALRTFVAVVEAKSFTRAAEKLRLSQPSVSLHIKQLEHEFGSKLIDRSPKHLYVTTAGQMLYERALQMLNLYEKTKEDIYAYNHKITGTLHIGASFTIGEYILPVLLAEFRRRYPDVEVEVTIGNTKRIIEAVKLLQMDIGLIEGQTSDKDLCIVPFMKDEMLLVAPTDHPLAARKSVTPDVLQDEVWVVREEGSGTRVYFDHMIRSLGIKVKKMITLSSNQGVKESVAAGLGLTLLSKWVVRKPIRYGELKALTIHEESFPRRLSYILPAHAERTLLIEVFLEGISNRMDEEFSS